Proteins encoded within one genomic window of Stigmatella aurantiaca:
- a CDS encoding hybrid sensor histidine kinase/response regulator, which produces MTTPRDRLLKKFRDLVEERLGRISAFILTLESGGDVETGRKVLRDLHGLKGEARMMGFDRINTLVHEMEELVRAIEPAQYAFSHESADALLKSSDAVIALSGMLASDNSPEVAKLVAVLRERTRIEQSRFLAVPPVPDAALPVAPPAAEAPVAPSRHQASPGMRTPTPPPLPGNSALVASPRGANVVRGGAGRNLWTPVPLPAGESVPEPSSSTPGAGPATHLVAETIPRMPDPSKPVPARASPQRSQDARADGSIRIDAQSLDLLTSAATNLSHVARRRELANARRLQLTRELTLLAREAEDLGPVGAALAARLGKAKELAAELHREAKLLANEELRDLGQAVEEVHRIRMLPLSVLFEPYPRVVRDLARELGKEVELVVDGEDTRADRAVVEALREPLLHLIRNALDHGLETRVDRVASGKRPKGCLTLRATREGNRIVLRVEDDGMGLDPAMLRRVAVRRGFLDETAAGALSDAAARDLVFLSGFSSREVATDLSGRGVGLDAVRSAVQGLGGDASVVSAVGVGTIFEVRVPVSLTVAPLLFVKVGQETLALSATHVSQALKLDLAQLGEVAGRPTLDVEGRVLPFAHLSSVLGLAPERPPSDGELVLVVRSQGATAALAVERVLEERVQAILPLRGLLGRFAHLAGATTLADGKLAMVVSAAYLTASAQGSVALKLPRAVARAPDIQRRRILVVDDSPLTRELISALLEAVGYDITTASDGVEALHILSHAPADLVVTDLEMPGLDGLELTRQLKSHETLNRLPVIILTTRGGEEDRQRGLAAGADGYITKGDLVRQDLVDVVKRLLG; this is translated from the coding sequence GTGACGACCCCGCGTGACCGGCTGCTGAAGAAGTTCCGGGACCTGGTCGAGGAGCGGCTGGGGCGTATCAGCGCCTTCATCCTCACGCTGGAGTCCGGAGGCGACGTGGAGACGGGGCGCAAGGTGCTCCGGGACCTCCACGGCCTCAAGGGCGAGGCCCGGATGATGGGCTTCGACCGCATCAACACCCTGGTGCACGAGATGGAGGAGCTGGTGCGCGCCATCGAGCCCGCCCAGTACGCCTTCTCGCACGAGTCCGCCGACGCGCTGCTGAAGTCCTCCGATGCGGTGATCGCCCTGTCGGGAATGCTGGCCTCGGACAACTCCCCCGAGGTGGCCAAGCTGGTGGCCGTGCTCCGCGAGCGCACCCGCATCGAGCAGAGCCGCTTCCTGGCGGTGCCGCCCGTGCCGGACGCGGCCCTGCCGGTGGCGCCTCCCGCCGCCGAGGCCCCGGTGGCCCCGTCCCGGCATCAAGCGTCTCCTGGGATGAGGACGCCGACCCCGCCTCCGCTCCCAGGAAACAGCGCCCTGGTGGCGTCACCCCGCGGGGCCAACGTGGTCCGGGGCGGCGCGGGGCGCAACCTGTGGACGCCCGTGCCCCTTCCCGCCGGGGAGAGCGTTCCCGAGCCGTCTTCCAGCACCCCGGGGGCCGGGCCCGCCACCCACCTGGTGGCGGAGACGATTCCGCGGATGCCGGACCCCTCCAAACCGGTCCCGGCCCGCGCCTCGCCGCAGCGGTCGCAGGATGCCCGGGCGGACGGCTCCATCCGCATCGACGCGCAGAGCCTGGACCTGCTCACCAGCGCGGCCACCAACCTGTCCCACGTGGCGCGCCGGCGGGAGCTGGCCAATGCGCGCAGGCTCCAGTTGACGCGCGAGCTGACGCTCCTGGCGCGCGAGGCCGAGGACCTGGGGCCCGTGGGCGCCGCGCTGGCGGCCCGCCTGGGCAAGGCCAAGGAGCTGGCGGCCGAGCTTCACCGCGAGGCGAAGCTGCTGGCCAACGAGGAGCTGAGGGACCTGGGGCAGGCGGTGGAGGAGGTGCACCGCATCCGCATGCTGCCGCTCTCCGTGCTCTTCGAGCCCTATCCCCGCGTGGTGCGGGACTTGGCGCGCGAGCTGGGCAAGGAGGTGGAGCTGGTGGTGGACGGCGAGGACACCCGTGCCGACCGGGCCGTGGTGGAGGCGCTCCGGGAGCCGCTCCTGCACCTCATCCGCAACGCGCTGGACCACGGCCTGGAGACGCGCGTGGACCGCGTCGCCTCGGGCAAGCGGCCCAAGGGCTGTTTGACGCTGCGCGCCACGCGCGAGGGCAACCGCATCGTCCTGCGGGTGGAGGACGATGGCATGGGGCTGGACCCGGCCATGCTGCGCCGGGTGGCGGTGCGCCGGGGCTTCCTGGACGAGACGGCCGCGGGTGCGCTCAGTGACGCGGCGGCCAGGGATCTCGTCTTCCTCTCCGGCTTCTCCTCGCGCGAGGTGGCCACGGACCTGTCGGGCCGGGGCGTGGGGTTGGACGCCGTGCGCAGCGCGGTGCAGGGGCTGGGGGGCGATGCGAGCGTCGTGTCCGCGGTGGGGGTGGGCACCATCTTCGAGGTGCGCGTCCCGGTGTCCCTCACGGTGGCGCCCCTGCTCTTCGTGAAGGTGGGCCAGGAGACGCTGGCGCTGAGCGCCACCCACGTCTCCCAGGCGCTCAAGCTGGACCTGGCGCAGCTCGGCGAGGTGGCCGGGCGGCCCACGCTGGACGTGGAGGGCCGGGTGCTGCCCTTTGCCCACCTCTCCTCCGTGCTGGGGCTGGCCCCGGAGCGGCCCCCGAGCGACGGGGAGCTGGTGCTCGTGGTGCGCAGCCAGGGGGCCACCGCCGCCCTGGCCGTGGAGCGCGTCCTGGAGGAGCGGGTTCAGGCCATCCTGCCCCTGAGGGGCCTGCTGGGACGGTTTGCCCACCTCGCGGGCGCCACCACCCTGGCCGACGGCAAGCTGGCCATGGTGGTGTCGGCCGCCTACCTCACCGCCAGTGCCCAGGGCTCCGTCGCCCTGAAGCTGCCGCGCGCCGTGGCCCGGGCCCCCGACATCCAGCGCCGCCGCATCCTGGTCGTGGATGACTCACCCCTGACCCGGGAGCTCATCTCGGCCCTGCTGGAGGCGGTCGGATATGACATCACCACCGCCTCGGATGGCGTCGAGGCGCTGCACATCCTGTCCCACGCGCCCGCGGACCTGGTGGTGACGGACCTGGAAATGCCGGGATTGGATGGGCTGGAATTGACCCGCCAGCTCAAGAGTCACGAGACCCTGAACCGGTTGCCAGTCATCATTCTCACCACCCGAGGGGGTGAGGAGGACCGGCAGCGGGGGTTGGCGGCGGGGGCGGATGGCTACATCACCAAGGGGGACTTGGTCCGCCAGGACCTGGTGGATGTGGTGAAGCGGTTACTGGGGTGA